From the genome of Vibrio navarrensis, one region includes:
- a CDS encoding GH36-type glycosyl hydrolase domain-containing protein — translation MKFGYFDDENKEYVATTPCTPIKWCNYVGTLNFGGLVDSNGGVLLCKGDPALNRITKYIAQLPNSDFKGSTIYLKVRNKEGHEVIFSPFYTPALKPLEHFENHTGLSYTTIISQAYGVRCECTFFVPKDDQVLLQDIKITNISDSELHLDVVPVFEFSHFDALKQLLNADWVPQTMMVKAHQQASGHTVLEQYAFMKKDAAVNIMTADRPATSFSGDRQKFIGNMGYGSWAEPEALKQQELGNDECLRGDNIGALNLRLGWLAPNQTERTVVQLTQMASLDAAKAMVEKYRDHQQVDFAFAELARFWQRYLATIQVETPDPAMNSMLNVHNPRQCHTTKNWSRYLSLYQLGYGARGIGFRDSSQDILGVIAHMPDEAREFIERLLSVQNTNGSAMHQFFPSTMEANAGDSREEEDRPDYYGDDHLWIIYAVTQYVKETGDIDFLDKVIPFYQKDKRGNPLEVAPVWEHLCRAIHFTQSNTGQHGLPLLGFADWNDTVNLPRGAESLMVANMYGKALLDMLDLCKVRGEQVLTEQYHSHYEQMKSIVNSFGWDGEWYVRYFDERGKPIGSKRNQQGQIYTNGQSWPVISGFAPQERATQALNSVYYKLNTVNGIKLSTPGYNGFDPELGGVSTYPPGAKENGGIFLHSNPWVMIAEAKMGNGDRAYEYYRQINPASKNNQLDQFESEPYCYPQNILGDEHPQFGLARNAWLSGTSSWTYVAGTQWILGVRPEMDGLLIDPCIPRHWPEFKLTRQFRGATYHIHVSNPQNVSKGVIEMRVDGELVLGNKAPIFNSGEHMVEVRLG, via the coding sequence ATGAAATTCGGGTATTTTGATGATGAAAATAAAGAATATGTGGCAACAACGCCTTGTACACCTATTAAATGGTGCAATTATGTTGGCACCTTAAATTTTGGAGGGCTGGTGGATAGCAATGGTGGTGTTTTGCTGTGTAAAGGCGATCCTGCGCTCAATCGCATCACCAAATATATTGCTCAACTACCAAACTCCGACTTTAAAGGCTCAACCATATATCTGAAAGTGCGCAATAAAGAAGGGCATGAGGTGATTTTCTCCCCTTTTTATACGCCGGCGCTGAAACCACTGGAACATTTCGAGAATCATACTGGTTTGTCTTACACCACAATTATTTCTCAAGCTTATGGCGTCCGCTGTGAATGCACCTTTTTTGTGCCGAAAGACGATCAAGTATTACTGCAAGATATTAAAATTACTAATATCTCGGATAGCGAGTTGCACCTTGATGTTGTTCCTGTCTTTGAGTTTTCTCACTTCGATGCATTGAAACAGCTGCTTAATGCCGATTGGGTTCCTCAAACCATGATGGTAAAAGCGCATCAACAAGCGAGCGGTCACACAGTGCTAGAGCAATATGCTTTCATGAAAAAAGACGCCGCTGTCAACATTATGACGGCTGATCGTCCTGCCACGTCATTCTCTGGTGATCGGCAGAAATTCATCGGGAACATGGGCTATGGAAGTTGGGCGGAACCGGAAGCCCTCAAGCAACAAGAGCTGGGCAACGATGAGTGCTTGCGAGGGGACAATATCGGCGCTCTCAACTTAAGACTCGGCTGGTTAGCGCCAAACCAGACAGAACGAACCGTGGTGCAATTGACGCAAATGGCGAGTTTGGATGCGGCGAAAGCGATGGTGGAAAAGTATCGAGATCACCAGCAGGTTGATTTCGCCTTTGCTGAGCTTGCGCGCTTCTGGCAACGCTATCTGGCCACCATCCAAGTTGAAACGCCTGATCCGGCTATGAACTCCATGCTCAACGTGCACAATCCTCGTCAGTGCCATACCACGAAAAACTGGTCGCGTTACCTATCGCTATACCAGTTAGGATATGGCGCTCGTGGAATCGGTTTTCGTGATTCATCGCAGGATATCCTCGGTGTTATCGCACATATGCCCGATGAAGCGCGTGAATTCATCGAACGCTTGCTTTCGGTGCAGAATACCAATGGCTCTGCGATGCACCAGTTTTTCCCTTCGACGATGGAAGCCAACGCAGGCGACTCAAGGGAAGAGGAAGATCGCCCGGACTATTATGGGGATGATCATCTCTGGATAATCTATGCGGTGACTCAGTATGTGAAAGAGACGGGAGATATCGACTTCCTAGATAAGGTCATTCCCTTTTACCAGAAAGATAAGCGCGGCAATCCGCTGGAAGTGGCGCCAGTGTGGGAGCATTTGTGCCGGGCAATTCACTTTACCCAAAGCAACACTGGGCAGCATGGCCTCCCTCTGCTGGGTTTTGCCGATTGGAACGATACGGTCAATCTGCCGCGTGGGGCAGAATCGTTGATGGTTGCGAACATGTATGGCAAGGCGCTACTCGACATGTTGGACCTTTGTAAGGTACGAGGCGAGCAAGTATTGACAGAGCAGTACCACTCACACTATGAGCAGATGAAGAGCATCGTCAACTCGTTTGGCTGGGATGGCGAATGGTATGTCCGCTACTTCGACGAACGAGGTAAGCCAATCGGCTCAAAGCGAAATCAGCAGGGACAGATTTATACCAATGGTCAAAGCTGGCCTGTTATTTCAGGTTTTGCGCCCCAAGAGCGCGCAACCCAAGCTTTGAACTCCGTATATTACAAGTTGAATACGGTGAACGGCATTAAGCTATCTACTCCAGGTTACAACGGCTTCGACCCGGAGCTTGGCGGCGTTTCCACCTATCCACCCGGTGCAAAGGAGAATGGCGGCATTTTTCTTCATTCCAATCCTTGGGTAATGATTGCTGAAGCGAAGATGGGCAACGGAGATCGTGCCTACGAATACTATCGGCAAATTAACCCTGCTTCGAAAAATAACCAGCTTGATCAGTTCGAGTCGGAGCCCTACTGCTATCCGCAAAACATCCTTGGCGATGAGCACCCGCAGTTTGGCCTAGCACGGAACGCCTGGTTATCGGGGACCTCGTCATGGACGTATGTAGCTGGTACTCAGTGGATATTAGGTGTTCGTCCTGAAATGGATGGATTACTCATTGATCCCTGTATCCCGCGTCATTGGCCAGAGTTCAAACTCACTCGGCAGTTTCGCGGTGCGACTTACCATATTCATGTCAGCAATCCTCAGAATGTGAGTAAAGGTGTGATCGAAATGCGTGTCGACGGCGAGCTAGTGCTTGGAAATAAGGCGCCGATTTTCAACTCGGGTGAACATATGGTCGAGGTGCGATTGGGTTAA
- a CDS encoding aldose 1-epimerase, with amino-acid sequence MFKISKEKFGMFDSIVINNPEIGIEIELITEFGAVINKFIFNHSPFSFISGYQTSDELINEHPYFSRSAKLFPFPNRLKHGRYCYKGHHYQLPANFPWSEHAVHGLLYNQPFQLIHNQASELSAEVGLRFTTSCLHPGYPFAFQIDIRFSITIDGLLSCTTTVKNQGVTAMPFGDAWHPYFSLGAPLSKCSLTMPFCHELEHIDYMPTGLTYPNEQFLQATSLDGVTLNHCFYFDNSNPIQLSLQRQDHVASLNYQQDPSYPYLQLYTPNSEASIAIEPMSCPADAFNHHIGLLELAPKQRQTFRWQCQANYQPR; translated from the coding sequence ATGTTCAAAATTAGTAAAGAAAAATTCGGCATGTTCGATAGCATAGTAATTAACAATCCAGAGATAGGTATTGAAATTGAGTTAATTACAGAATTTGGTGCTGTTATAAATAAATTTATATTCAACCACAGCCCCTTCTCTTTTATATCAGGTTATCAAACCAGTGATGAGCTTATAAATGAACATCCCTATTTTTCACGTAGTGCAAAACTCTTTCCTTTTCCAAATCGCCTTAAACATGGTCGTTATTGCTACAAAGGCCATCATTATCAGTTGCCAGCTAATTTTCCTTGGTCGGAACATGCGGTTCACGGACTACTCTATAACCAGCCGTTTCAACTCATTCACAACCAAGCAAGTGAACTATCAGCCGAAGTGGGTCTGCGCTTTACAACCTCCTGTTTGCATCCCGGCTATCCATTTGCTTTTCAAATCGATATTCGATTTTCAATCACCATCGACGGTTTGTTGAGTTGCACCACCACAGTGAAAAACCAAGGAGTCACAGCCATGCCTTTTGGTGATGCTTGGCACCCCTATTTCTCTTTAGGAGCCCCACTTTCAAAATGTTCTTTGACTATGCCTTTTTGTCACGAGCTTGAGCATATTGATTACATGCCAACTGGTCTCACTTATCCAAACGAACAATTCTTACAGGCAACCTCTCTGGATGGCGTTACGCTAAACCATTGTTTTTATTTCGATAATAGTAACCCTATTCAACTGTCCTTACAGCGACAAGACCACGTTGCCTCACTGAATTACCAACAAGATCCCAGCTACCCATATCTTCAGCTTTACACGCCTAACTCCGAAGCATCTATTGCCATTGAACCCATGAGTTGCCCAGCAGATGCCTTCAACCACCATATTGGCTTACTGGAGTTGGCCCCTAAACAGCGCCAGACCTTTCGCTGGCAATGTCAAGCAAATTACCAACCGCGATAA
- a CDS encoding GH116 family glycosyl hydrolase — MKNKIPYTTYHGIARDLCAKGDAVEFIQPWYTPVSTTPENTGMAVGGIGSTFTLTPKGETPNFSFIPGVYVDCSECSINFNDFYISVMEPINIENIAIRDLEELKRFLHFYPALFNGQKLDCVSEERAIETIKKSLISSNFYSDNQSNFLRWKVEFTEKTQKHIEQDATSLMTQLLVAMDFFDGLLINASADCLSLTGKSVDQVRSMNSENIHYQALYPIAQYQYAGIDTLKVTRKVVSPIVKNEQKLCSLPLHWNQFELTNLSDCTKLITLAQPLENLLGSTYEKARHGVQDSACYLIRNAISHKHSQSNIEDDDVEFIGASLRSDSPYSSDIEGEVQYGVVARKADLESGKITVTVKPSVYSSKVETQLINALKTGRTSSHFDRGIYSGRESVTALVCVQVELQPGETVDLRYLQVMDHSKIWLDDLRTEKAYTNFFPKHQRATWMIKEVLSQLDKIEEKIVKQQNDFLSLANQNMQDKETAKRYSTMAMNTLSFLSESTVWDCENRFLVKECVDYPFFNSLDVYFYGSFSILYLLPELDGSVMQAFADAILSTDDTKRRYWEYEDKPFAELNDAKYEGPRALYGAVIHDLGSPFDIKPDAYSWHNVKEWKDLAPKFILMVYRHYQQTKNKQLVEYCWLAVKESIHYLSSLIEEGDSLPLVHGTDDTFDNLSSHGISIYCASLWAAGLKAAGELAHIMQEPSLAEEYKQQSQRALSTIESSLWDEKNGYYHFYATPIQTKHLTGKDYQPLEELGIVLTGDLVTDKSILNTYLDRVDEQSDVPRIEQRLRKKQNLLATAPLAFTRQYQVMILDSDNSFGDALVADTYLKLVGLDGLFHADRIERTLEFIYERNFLRNSPNLGVANMTLSDGSPHDAFQAQDVWGGIQFSVATALKYAGKKQYAERLLDTVYHTLYRSAKIPFAAPEGFNCSFQVTSEQLQKQFLLSKEVAAHWLDHLISYRALRPDLRVSHDLLSSKAAFLQNLAILGVDEETLERLYHWLLSCGMKYTAGRYFRPGMIFSYLYC; from the coding sequence ATGAAGAATAAAATTCCATACACAACTTATCATGGAATAGCACGTGATTTGTGTGCGAAAGGTGACGCAGTTGAATTTATTCAACCTTGGTATACTCCGGTATCTACAACACCGGAAAATACGGGAATGGCAGTAGGGGGAATCGGCTCGACGTTTACCCTTACCCCCAAAGGTGAAACACCAAACTTTAGCTTTATTCCTGGTGTTTATGTTGACTGTTCGGAATGTTCCATTAACTTTAATGATTTTTACATTTCAGTAATGGAACCGATAAATATCGAAAATATAGCAATAAGAGATCTCGAAGAGTTAAAGCGATTTTTGCATTTCTATCCAGCACTATTTAATGGCCAAAAGCTCGACTGTGTGAGTGAAGAACGTGCCATCGAAACAATAAAAAAGAGCCTAATTAGTTCGAATTTCTACAGTGACAATCAGTCCAATTTTTTGCGTTGGAAGGTGGAGTTTACTGAAAAAACCCAAAAGCACATTGAGCAAGATGCCACCTCGCTGATGACACAACTTTTGGTTGCGATGGATTTTTTTGACGGTTTGCTCATCAACGCTTCGGCTGATTGTCTCTCTCTTACCGGTAAAAGTGTCGATCAAGTTCGCTCAATGAATAGCGAAAATATTCACTACCAAGCCTTGTACCCGATTGCTCAGTATCAGTATGCAGGCATCGACACGCTCAAAGTGACCCGCAAAGTGGTTTCACCGATAGTGAAAAATGAGCAGAAATTGTGCTCATTACCGCTGCACTGGAATCAATTTGAACTCACCAACCTATCAGATTGCACCAAATTGATCACGCTGGCACAACCACTGGAAAACTTGCTCGGTTCTACCTATGAAAAAGCCCGTCACGGCGTGCAGGATTCGGCATGTTATCTGATCAGAAATGCGATTTCACATAAGCATAGCCAGAGCAACATTGAGGATGACGATGTCGAGTTTATTGGCGCCAGTTTACGCAGCGATTCACCTTACTCATCGGATATAGAAGGAGAAGTACAGTATGGCGTTGTCGCTAGAAAAGCCGATCTTGAGTCCGGGAAGATAACGGTAACGGTAAAGCCCTCTGTCTACAGTAGTAAAGTCGAAACCCAGCTTATAAATGCATTAAAAACAGGACGCACTAGTAGCCATTTTGATCGCGGTATTTATAGTGGACGCGAGAGTGTGACTGCCTTGGTATGTGTGCAAGTGGAACTGCAGCCGGGTGAAACGGTAGACCTGCGCTATTTACAGGTGATGGATCATAGCAAGATATGGCTTGATGATTTGAGAACAGAGAAAGCATACACCAATTTCTTTCCTAAACATCAAAGAGCCACTTGGATGATAAAAGAGGTGCTGTCACAGCTTGACAAAATAGAAGAAAAAATTGTTAAGCAGCAAAATGATTTTTTATCTCTAGCCAATCAGAACATGCAGGATAAAGAGACGGCAAAGCGTTATTCAACCATGGCGATGAATACCTTGTCATTTCTCTCCGAGTCAACCGTGTGGGATTGCGAAAATAGATTTCTGGTCAAGGAGTGTGTGGATTACCCATTTTTCAACTCATTAGATGTCTATTTCTACGGCTCATTTTCAATTTTGTATCTGCTCCCTGAACTTGATGGTAGCGTGATGCAAGCTTTTGCTGACGCGATATTATCAACCGACGACACGAAACGGAGATATTGGGAATACGAAGACAAGCCGTTTGCTGAGCTGAATGACGCAAAATATGAAGGCCCACGGGCATTGTATGGTGCCGTTATTCATGATCTAGGTAGCCCGTTTGATATTAAGCCAGATGCGTACAGTTGGCATAATGTAAAAGAATGGAAAGATCTAGCGCCTAAATTTATTTTGATGGTGTACCGCCACTATCAACAAACCAAAAATAAACAACTTGTGGAGTATTGTTGGCTCGCGGTCAAAGAGAGCATCCACTATTTATCGAGCCTTATAGAAGAGGGCGATTCGCTACCTTTGGTTCATGGTACGGATGACACCTTCGATAATCTTTCCTCTCATGGCATCTCGATCTATTGTGCGAGTTTATGGGCTGCTGGCCTCAAAGCGGCGGGAGAGCTTGCGCATATTATGCAAGAACCTAGTTTAGCAGAAGAGTACAAGCAGCAATCTCAGCGCGCATTGAGTACGATTGAAAGTAGCTTATGGGATGAAAAAAATGGTTACTACCATTTTTATGCCACGCCTATTCAAACTAAGCATTTAACCGGAAAAGATTATCAGCCACTGGAAGAGTTAGGGATAGTACTGACAGGGGATTTAGTCACCGACAAGTCGATACTGAATACCTATCTTGATCGAGTCGATGAACAAAGTGATGTACCGAGAATTGAGCAAAGATTACGCAAGAAGCAGAATCTTCTTGCAACGGCTCCGTTGGCGTTTACGCGACAGTATCAAGTGATGATTCTGGACTCAGACAACAGTTTTGGTGATGCTTTGGTTGCCGATACCTATTTGAAACTTGTTGGCCTAGATGGTCTATTTCACGCGGACCGAATCGAAAGAACGTTGGAATTTATCTATGAACGTAATTTCCTTCGCAATAGCCCTAACTTGGGGGTGGCAAACATGACACTTTCTGATGGTTCTCCGCATGATGCTTTTCAAGCTCAAGATGTTTGGGGCGGGATCCAGTTTAGTGTGGCCACGGCGCTTAAGTATGCAGGAAAGAAACAGTATGCGGAGAGACTATTAGATACCGTGTATCACACCCTTTACCGTTCGGCGAAAATTCCATTTGCCGCTCCTGAAGGCTTTAACTGCTCGTTCCAAGTCACGAGTGAGCAGTTACAAAAACAGTTTTTATTGAGTAAAGAGGTAGCGGCACACTGGTTAGATCACTTAATCTCCTATCGGGCACTTCGGCCAGATCTGCGGGTCAGCCATGATTTGCTGTCGAGCAAAGCGGCGTTTTTGCAGAATCTCGCGATTTTAGGTGTGGATGAGGAAACGCTGGAACGGCTATATCATTGGTTGCTCAGTTGCGGCATGAAGTACACTGCGGGTCGATATTTTAGGCCGGGCATGATTTTTTCCTATCTATATTGTTAA
- a CDS encoding LacI family DNA-binding transcriptional regulator, with protein MKRTDKVKMPTAYEVARLANVSQSTVSRYFNRTSYVSNDKTEKIEQAIRELGYKPPKYADKLVKTRSMTIGVLVQNPDSPYTSSILIDMEKLLAKHGYSLLISVNSWQESLVAYSLEYLMKSDVDAIIIISGNVDKKLIVKISETIPVVAVGYNIVADKIRSISLDNNLGGYLATLHLIQLGHVNIAHIKGLPNHDDAIYRYNGYVRALNEAGIHIKEKLILEGDFSIKSGYEKTVELIKSKVYFSAIFAANDLSAYGAIKALYDNGFKVPEDVSVIGFDDLPTSPYFTPSLTTLRQPLEEIGALSAKCALNLLSGESETIRLPPISLIARESTKSRYR; from the coding sequence ATGAAAAGAACAGATAAAGTAAAAATGCCGACGGCTTATGAGGTGGCGAGGCTTGCCAACGTTTCTCAAAGTACAGTGTCACGCTATTTCAATCGAACCTCTTATGTGTCGAATGATAAAACAGAAAAAATTGAGCAGGCGATAAGAGAACTGGGCTATAAGCCGCCAAAGTATGCGGATAAGTTGGTCAAAACACGCTCAATGACGATTGGTGTCCTCGTGCAGAATCCTGATAGTCCGTATACGAGTAGCATTCTCATTGACATGGAAAAGCTTCTAGCGAAACATGGCTACTCTTTGCTAATTTCAGTCAACAGTTGGCAGGAAAGCTTGGTGGCGTATTCACTCGAATATTTAATGAAGAGTGATGTTGATGCGATTATTATTATTTCTGGAAATGTTGATAAAAAATTAATAGTAAAAATTTCTGAAACGATTCCCGTTGTTGCTGTAGGTTACAACATTGTTGCAGATAAGATACGTTCAATATCACTAGATAATAATCTAGGTGGATATTTAGCGACACTGCATTTAATACAGCTCGGTCATGTAAATATAGCTCATATAAAAGGTTTGCCAAATCATGATGATGCCATATATCGATATAATGGTTATGTTCGAGCGCTAAACGAAGCAGGAATCCATATCAAAGAAAAGCTAATACTTGAGGGTGACTTTAGTATTAAGAGTGGTTACGAAAAAACGGTCGAGTTGATCAAATCGAAGGTCTATTTTTCTGCTATATTCGCTGCAAATGATCTAAGTGCTTATGGTGCGATAAAAGCATTGTACGACAATGGATTCAAGGTGCCAGAAGACGTTTCTGTGATTGGGTTTGATGATTTACCCACGTCACCGTACTTTACTCCTTCTTTAACCACTCTGCGTCAGCCTCTTGAGGAAATTGGAGCGCTTAGTGCGAAGTGTGCATTGAATTTGCTTAGTGGTGAATCGGAAACTATCCGCTTGCCGCCTATTAGTTTAATTGCGCGAGAATCAACAAAATCTCGCTACCGATAA
- a CDS encoding glycoside hydrolase family 9 protein, which translates to MIKKRLLVLNLFSCSLIALTGCTAETSTSSFNNTKTINLLANSDFSQGVDGWWAAGGSLKAVDNIGCISFTESGSNPWDVILGQSGLALKQGENYTLRFDAMAQKAINVKTIVQHDGAPYTSYLVQDIPLANEFKSFHFSFKPSDNDDKVQLHFQIGTQAPTTVCVKQLSLTGPVYEKKVDLAKVRVNQVGYFTSAQKYATVATEEKSPLTWALLDAKKAVIAEGKTLPFGLNSASGEQVQLVDFSHVKSSAKGVVLEVNGERSHPFDLDDSIYRDMKYDALSFFYQQRSGIDIEEQYVQRADLARPAGHKPEIATCFNKKDAKGNNWPGCDLSLDVSGGWYDAGDHGKYVVNGGISLWTLMNFYEREKLAKKNGQSAFADGKVKIPENSNQFNDLLDESRWMMDFMLAMQVQDNRQIWVPVGDQSEQLTNLKLTAINANGMVFHKIADDSWTGMPLPPHKDPKERYLSYPTTAATLNLAATAAQCARVWRDLDDKYAERCLSAAEKAWQAAKVNSHVYAYDNFVGSGPYDDTKVDDEFYWAAAELFATTGKTEYKEAIQRSPYYLTTPTGDSEATGDLYWQGVSGAGTLTLAIVPNRLSDDAVRKARANIVATADAYQQAIAKEGYRIPYQASEYPWGSNSNLMNRSIFLGIAYDFTKDTKYAQAIMDAMDYILGRNPLDQSYVSGYGSRQLMNPHHRFWAHAADSSSPMVPPGVMSGGPNSISFSDPVASSMKGKCIGQTCWKDDIGAWTLNEITINWNAPFFWAVSFLDEYIQ; encoded by the coding sequence ATGATTAAAAAACGGTTACTTGTGCTAAATTTATTTAGCTGCAGTTTAATTGCGCTTACAGGTTGTACTGCCGAAACATCCACATCTAGTTTTAATAACACAAAGACTATCAACCTTCTGGCCAACAGCGATTTCTCTCAAGGCGTTGACGGATGGTGGGCGGCGGGAGGCTCGCTAAAAGCGGTAGATAATATCGGTTGCATATCTTTCACAGAGAGTGGAAGTAACCCGTGGGATGTTATTTTAGGTCAATCTGGTCTAGCTCTTAAACAAGGTGAAAATTACACCCTCCGCTTCGATGCCATGGCACAAAAGGCCATTAATGTAAAAACCATTGTCCAACATGATGGCGCGCCCTACACCAGCTATCTTGTCCAAGACATTCCACTTGCCAACGAGTTCAAATCGTTTCATTTTTCTTTTAAACCTTCGGATAACGATGACAAAGTGCAACTGCATTTTCAGATCGGTACTCAGGCACCAACCACCGTTTGCGTTAAGCAGCTTTCGCTAACTGGCCCTGTTTACGAAAAGAAAGTCGATCTGGCCAAAGTGCGAGTGAATCAAGTTGGCTATTTTACCAGCGCGCAAAAGTATGCAACGGTAGCTACCGAAGAAAAGTCCCCCTTAACGTGGGCACTATTGGATGCGAAAAAAGCGGTGATTGCCGAAGGAAAAACGCTACCATTTGGACTCAATAGTGCTTCTGGTGAGCAGGTTCAGCTTGTTGATTTCAGCCATGTCAAATCCTCGGCAAAAGGCGTAGTACTCGAAGTCAACGGTGAGCGAAGCCACCCATTTGATCTTGATGACAGTATTTACCGTGACATGAAGTACGATGCGCTTTCCTTCTTTTATCAGCAGCGAAGCGGCATTGATATTGAGGAGCAATATGTACAACGTGCCGACTTAGCTCGACCAGCAGGTCACAAACCGGAAATTGCCACGTGTTTCAACAAAAAAGATGCAAAAGGCAATAACTGGCCCGGTTGCGATCTATCGCTCGATGTTTCAGGGGGTTGGTACGATGCTGGCGACCATGGAAAGTATGTGGTTAACGGCGGAATTTCGCTCTGGACTCTGATGAATTTTTACGAAAGAGAGAAACTTGCCAAGAAAAATGGCCAAAGCGCGTTCGCTGATGGCAAAGTCAAGATTCCAGAGAACAGCAATCAATTCAATGATCTGTTGGATGAGTCTCGTTGGATGATGGATTTTATGCTTGCCATGCAAGTGCAAGACAATCGTCAAATTTGGGTACCGGTCGGCGATCAATCTGAGCAGCTAACCAACCTTAAACTCACAGCCATAAATGCGAATGGCATGGTTTTCCATAAGATAGCAGATGATTCTTGGACTGGAATGCCTTTGCCTCCTCACAAAGATCCCAAAGAGCGTTATTTGAGTTATCCAACGACTGCAGCGACGCTGAACCTAGCAGCAACAGCGGCACAATGTGCACGTGTATGGCGAGATCTGGATGATAAATACGCGGAGCGTTGCCTGTCGGCCGCCGAAAAAGCCTGGCAAGCCGCCAAAGTGAACAGCCATGTTTATGCATATGACAACTTTGTCGGTTCTGGCCCCTACGATGATACCAAGGTAGACGATGAGTTCTATTGGGCAGCGGCAGAGCTTTTTGCCACCACAGGTAAGACGGAATATAAAGAAGCCATTCAGCGTTCTCCGTACTACTTAACCACTCCGACTGGAGATAGTGAGGCGACCGGAGATCTATATTGGCAAGGGGTGAGCGGTGCTGGGACTCTCACACTGGCTATTGTTCCGAATCGCCTCTCAGATGACGCAGTGCGTAAAGCACGTGCGAACATCGTTGCAACAGCAGATGCTTATCAGCAGGCGATAGCGAAAGAAGGCTATCGTATCCCCTATCAAGCAAGCGAGTATCCATGGGGTTCAAACTCTAACCTGATGAACAGAAGCATTTTCTTAGGTATTGCCTATGACTTCACCAAGGATACAAAGTACGCCCAAGCGATAATGGATGCAATGGATTACATTCTCGGTCGAAACCCGCTCGATCAATCTTATGTCTCGGGTTACGGAAGCCGTCAATTGATGAATCCACACCACCGTTTTTGGGCGCATGCGGCTGACTCTTCTTCACCTATGGTTCCACCAGGTGTGATGTCTGGTGGACCAAACTCGATCAGCTTCAGTGATCCTGTTGCCTCGTCAATGAAAGGAAAATGCATAGGACAAACATGCTGGAAAGATGATATTGGCGCCTGGACTTTAAATGAAATCACAATTAACTGGAATGCCCCTTTTTTCTGGGCAGTGAGTTTCCTTGATGAATATATTCAATAA
- a CDS encoding family 16 glycosylhydrolase — MLIRLFIFTVLTSTAFFNSAFAMDWSGFQWSVSDGWKNQGSEFDCTWSSGNIWKENDLLILHAKHDNGFKTCAEMRTYAYMRKGRYEVEMQAGSVPGTISSFFTYVGESGRESHYEVDIELMGGTNLLHTNIWIKGQQSPVDIDLGRYGLSIWNMEKYAFSIDEYGVTWEVFNRNSNSWIQVRRANAKVSSYMQLFINNWISANRHFPPSSYNWLPVYAKYRNVKVTPWE, encoded by the coding sequence ATGCTGATTAGACTGTTTATTTTTACTGTTTTGACCAGCACTGCTTTTTTTAACAGTGCGTTTGCAATGGACTGGAGTGGTTTTCAGTGGTCTGTTTCTGATGGTTGGAAGAACCAAGGAAGCGAATTCGACTGTACTTGGAGCTCTGGAAATATCTGGAAGGAAAACGATCTTCTCATACTTCATGCGAAACACGACAACGGGTTTAAAACCTGTGCAGAGATGCGTACATACGCATATATGCGCAAGGGTCGTTATGAAGTTGAAATGCAAGCGGGTTCAGTTCCAGGAACGATCAGTTCGTTCTTCACGTATGTTGGCGAATCAGGAAGGGAAAGCCATTACGAAGTTGATATCGAACTGATGGGAGGAACCAACCTATTGCATACCAATATATGGATTAAGGGGCAGCAATCTCCTGTTGATATTGATTTAGGACGTTATGGACTATCTATTTGGAATATGGAGAAATACGCATTTTCAATTGATGAATATGGTGTGACTTGGGAAGTTTTCAACCGAAATAGCAATAGCTGGATTCAAGTTCGGCGTGCAAATGCCAAGGTGAGCAGTTATATGCAGCTATTTATAAACAACTGGATCAGTGCCAATCGTCATTTTCCACCTAGCTCTTATAATTGGCTTCCAGTTTATGCAAAGTATCGCAATGTTAAGGTTACACCCTGGGAATAA